The DNA sequence CATCCGTGCCAACTGCATCAGCCCCGGGCATATCAAAACCGACCTGACCACGGTGACTTGGGCGCACCCTACACGCAGCAAATATTTGCTGGACCGCATTGCCCTTAACCGCCCAGGCTATCCCGAAGATATCGCGGGGGTGTGCTTGCTTCTCGCTTCGGACGCTTCCTCCTACATCACCGGCTGCGAATACCGTGTTGATGGCGGTTGTGTTTGCGGTGGGCAGCCATGGGATTATGACACGAACTTTTAGCCGCGCCCGATCAAATTAGGTGCGGGCATCAAGTTAGCAAGCCCGCCTTCTTTTAAAAAACAGGCTGCGCCTTGGGTGACTGTAAACTGGAGGTTTGACACATAAAGAAGTTCTTGTTGATTCCTTTAAGGGAACAAAGAGCTCTTTGGAAATTTGTGGTATAATGGAAGCCGCAATCCAAATACACTCTCCCAAAGCGAAAATTGTATCAATTCCTGTGGTCGATGGCGATGAAGAATGATCGTTGATTAAAGATAAAAATATATTAAGGCCCTGTGCTGGAACACCTGCACAGGGCCTTAATATATCTTATGGGTGCTTGGTTTGCAACTATATGCATCAATTAAACGATCGATCACTTCCTGCTTTTCAAAAATCTCCAAATGACTGTCAGTTAACTTGCTCTTGATCTGAGAGAGATAGAATTTGTGCACTTCATTTAAAATTTGCTGAGTGGACTTTTTCCCCGTGTAATGGAGTATTATGTTGAAAGGGGCACTTCTTGGGGCCATATCATCCCTCCTACAACACATTTATATGAAGGGATGGCTTGACCTTATTATTGCAATCGAAATTTCGCTATACATCTCCATTATGAACCGAATGATGAACAAGGGCTGAGGATGGAAAGAGGTCTGCTATGAGTTGCTTTTTTATATATTCGAGAAAATCCAAGTTCACTGGTAAGGGTGAATCAGTTGAGAATCAGGTAGAGATGTGCAGAGGATATCTTGAACGTCAATTTGGCGATCTATCGGGTCACCAGATAGAGGTATTTGAAGATGAAGGGTTTTCAGGCAAGAATCTATCCAGACCGGAATTTCAACGAATGATGGGCTTAGCGCAAAAGGGAGGCTGCGATTATATCGTTTGCTATCGGCTGGACAGAATCAGCCGCAGCGTCAGCGACTTTTCCAACCTGATTGAAAGCCTTTCCAAACTATCGATTTCCTTTATCTGCATTAAGGAGCAATTTGATACATCTACCCCGATGGGCAGGGCAATGATGTACATAGCATCCGTATTTGCTCAATTAGAACGGGAAACCATTGCTGAACGAATTCGTGATAATTTGCAATTGCTGGCACGCACTGGTCGATGGCTGGGGGGCATAACACCATTAGGGTACGAGTCCCAAAAAGTTTCAAGTAATACGATTGACGGTAAAGAAAAAACACTGTTTAAACTCTCCCCTATAAAGGAGGAGCAGGAACAGGTGGAGTTAATCTTTAGGCTGTTTATGGATGTTCACTCACTAACAAAAGTGGAAACCTATCTGCTTCAACATCATATAAAAACGCGGAACGGCAAAGACTTTAATTCACGGGCGATAAGAGAAATATTGCTCAATCCGGTTTACTGTGTAGCTGATTACGACGCTTATCAATATTTTGTAAAGCAGGAGACTGACTTGTGCTGTGAATCAGAGGCCTTCGATGGAAAACATGGGATAGCCGTATATAACCGTACAAAAAATGATGGTGACAGACAAATTAAGACCTCGGTGACAGATTGGGTCATTACAGTCGGAAAACATAAGGGATTTATCAAAAGCG is a window from the Oscillospiraceae bacterium MB08-C2-2 genome containing:
- a CDS encoding recombinase family protein, which codes for MSCFFIYSRKSKFTGKGESVENQVEMCRGYLERQFGDLSGHQIEVFEDEGFSGKNLSRPEFQRMMGLAQKGGCDYIVCYRLDRISRSVSDFSNLIESLSKLSISFICIKEQFDTSTPMGRAMMYIASVFAQLERETIAERIRDNLQLLARTGRWLGGITPLGYESQKVSSNTIDGKEKTLFKLSPIKEEQEQVELIFRLFMDVHSLTKVETYLLQHHIKTRNGKDFNSRAIREILLNPVYCVADYDAYQYFVKQETDLCCESEAFDGKHGIAVYNRTKNDGDRQIKTSVTDWVITVGKHKGFIKSEDWIKVQKLMELNKPRICAKSVKNEISLLSGLLVCKHCGSYLRPLTNTHSQRNSEGNQTFAYKCELKRKSKKQRCDIPNVNGNTLDKMVCEEVLSFDIDGSWMKDKLKSLRQQMNSSNSLAQTQANVLNERLVQIQQDMNTCLNVFATRNVSDDIVAIANEQMKKYLDDKAAVEHRLFELKEEIKISSSFGDQAAILTTALRTFNNTFHRASVHEKRLFLRAIIEKIEWDGKDIHIFLFGESA